One segment of Desulfocurvus vexinensis DSM 17965 DNA contains the following:
- a CDS encoding TIGR01777 family oxidoreductase translates to MRVVVTGGTGFIGRTLVGALVARGDAVGVPTRDPARARALLGPAVAAVAWNGRDPEPLARLLAGPRPCAVVNLAGEPIAAGRWTFARKARILESRVLAGRAVAEAASMAEAPPAVVVQGSAVGYYGPRASRSGDVLGESRPCGPGFLAEVCRQWEASSEAVEGLGTRRVVIRTGLVLGPGGGMLARMLPAFRLFLGGPLGGGGQWLPWVHLADVVGAVLWLLDDASASGPYNLCAPKAATMAGFCRELGKAMGRPSWLAVPSPVLALLLGAEMARETVLASQRAAPLRLDAGGYHFVLPDLGQALAACLDGRPEPPGGRTSPQ, encoded by the coding sequence ATGCGCGTGGTGGTCACGGGCGGAACGGGTTTCATAGGCCGGACGCTGGTCGGCGCGCTTGTGGCGCGGGGCGACGCCGTGGGCGTGCCCACGCGCGATCCCGCGCGGGCCCGGGCCCTGCTGGGCCCCGCCGTGGCCGCCGTGGCCTGGAACGGGCGCGACCCCGAGCCCCTGGCGCGGCTGCTGGCCGGGCCCAGGCCGTGCGCAGTGGTCAACCTTGCGGGCGAGCCCATCGCGGCGGGCCGCTGGACCTTCGCGCGCAAGGCGCGCATCCTGGAGAGCCGCGTGCTGGCGGGCCGGGCTGTGGCCGAGGCCGCGAGCATGGCCGAGGCGCCGCCCGCCGTGGTCGTCCAGGGCTCCGCCGTGGGCTACTACGGCCCCCGGGCCTCGCGCAGCGGCGACGTGCTCGGCGAGAGCCGCCCCTGCGGGCCGGGGTTCCTGGCCGAGGTCTGCCGCCAGTGGGAGGCGTCCAGCGAGGCGGTGGAAGGCCTGGGCACGCGCCGCGTGGTCATCCGCACCGGGCTGGTGCTGGGCCCGGGCGGCGGCATGCTGGCCCGGATGCTTCCGGCCTTTCGCCTGTTTTTGGGCGGCCCCCTGGGCGGCGGCGGCCAGTGGCTGCCCTGGGTCCACCTGGCCGACGTGGTGGGCGCCGTGCTCTGGCTGCTCGACGACGCCAGCGCCAGTGGGCCCTACAATCTGTGCGCTCCGAAGGCCGCGACCATGGCCGGGTTCTGCCGGGAACTCGGCAAGGCCATGGGCCGCCCCTCGTGGCTGGCGGTGCCCTCGCCGGTGCTGGCCCTGCTGCTGGGGGCCGAAATGGCCCGTGAAACCGTCCTGGCCAGCCAGCGCGCCGCCCCCCTGCGCCTGGACGCCGGAGGCTACCACTTCGTGCTGCCCGACCTCGGGCAGGCACTGGCCGCCTGCCTGGACGGGCGGCCCGAACCACCGGGCGGAAGGACCAGCCCCCAGTGA
- a CDS encoding sensor histidine kinase NtrY-like, which yields MASTDSIKVSVGTARERKRRQREIMLALALLVVVIVLTGVELKYFGEISSLVFLALFNINVILLCVVLFVVMRNVVKLVLERRRKVLGSKLRTRLVISFLALSIVPTVLMFGLGALFVQTSVDFWFKTQVEESLDQALEVGQAFYASSQERLERRAGHLSQSIRDGHMAWGSKAMGAYLAEKRTEYDLGLVGVLGPDRRERDWHAGGPWATVWPEIKQRVDWDGLRERPEFWSTIRPGPGADMVIGVLPVNDGASGYLVLGETIGHGLLYKLDHIVRGVSEYKQIRTMKHQWKLALYVLLAVVTLLIVMGAIWFGMRLAKELSAPVQALAEGTQRVARGDLSVRLEDQSSDELGFLVQSFNQMARDLQQSRAGLTEANLRLNQQNRELEQWGRYIEALLDNITAGVISLDSDGRISTVNKAAEDMLGLDGKAMHGRRPLELLHGEYLGMLREIFEQFMESPGSQWQRQIELTLGSRDLKLLVNCVTLRTSEGKDAGLVAVFEDITELEKMQRVAAWREVARRIAHEIKNPLTPIKLSAQRIERKFGPEIDDPVFTQCTGLIVRQVEHLQQMVTEFSAFAKLPEAKLRPGQLAPLLEEVVSTFQNSHSDIGWSLRCPEGLPPIKMDPQGLRRVFLNILTNAAEALAGQPGGQVDAVVTHDGVSGWVRVEFRDNGPGLTQEERSRLFEPYFSRKRGGTGLGLTIVRSIVSDHHGYVRAVPNSPRGSVLVVELPTA from the coding sequence GTGGCTTCCACCGACTCCATAAAGGTCAGCGTGGGCACGGCCCGGGAACGCAAGCGCCGCCAGCGCGAGATCATGCTGGCCCTGGCGCTGCTGGTCGTGGTCATCGTGCTCACCGGGGTGGAGCTCAAGTACTTCGGCGAGATCAGCTCCCTGGTCTTCCTGGCCCTGTTCAACATCAACGTCATCTTGTTGTGCGTGGTCCTGTTCGTGGTCATGCGCAACGTGGTCAAGCTGGTGCTGGAGCGCCGCCGCAAGGTGCTCGGCTCCAAGCTGCGCACGCGCCTGGTCATTTCCTTCCTGGCCCTGTCCATCGTGCCCACGGTGCTCATGTTCGGCCTGGGCGCCCTGTTCGTGCAGACTTCGGTGGACTTCTGGTTCAAGACCCAGGTGGAGGAATCGCTGGACCAGGCCCTGGAGGTCGGCCAGGCCTTCTACGCCTCGTCCCAGGAGCGCCTGGAGCGCCGCGCCGGGCACCTGAGCCAGAGCATCCGCGACGGGCACATGGCCTGGGGTAGCAAGGCCATGGGCGCCTACCTGGCCGAGAAGCGCACGGAATACGACCTGGGGCTGGTGGGCGTGCTGGGGCCCGACCGCCGCGAGCGCGACTGGCACGCCGGGGGCCCGTGGGCCACGGTCTGGCCCGAAATCAAGCAGCGCGTGGACTGGGACGGCCTGCGCGAGCGCCCGGAATTCTGGTCCACCATCCGCCCCGGCCCGGGGGCGGACATGGTCATCGGCGTGCTGCCCGTGAACGACGGGGCCAGCGGCTACCTCGTGCTGGGCGAGACCATCGGCCACGGGCTGCTCTACAAGCTGGACCACATCGTACGCGGGGTCAGCGAATACAAGCAGATACGCACCATGAAGCACCAGTGGAAGCTGGCGCTGTACGTGCTTTTGGCCGTGGTCACCCTGCTCATCGTCATGGGCGCCATCTGGTTCGGCATGCGCCTGGCCAAGGAGCTTTCGGCCCCGGTGCAGGCCCTGGCCGAGGGCACCCAGCGCGTGGCCCGGGGCGACCTTTCCGTGCGCCTGGAGGACCAGTCCAGCGACGAGCTGGGCTTCCTGGTCCAGAGCTTCAACCAGATGGCCCGCGACCTGCAACAGAGCCGCGCCGGGCTGACCGAGGCCAACCTGCGCCTGAACCAGCAGAACCGCGAGCTGGAGCAGTGGGGCCGCTACATCGAAGCCCTTTTGGACAACATCACCGCCGGGGTCATCTCCCTGGACAGCGACGGGCGCATCAGCACCGTGAACAAGGCCGCCGAGGACATGCTCGGCCTGGACGGCAAGGCCATGCACGGGCGCAGGCCCCTGGAGCTGTTGCACGGCGAATACCTGGGCATGCTGCGCGAGATCTTCGAGCAGTTCATGGAAAGCCCGGGCTCGCAGTGGCAGCGCCAGATCGAGCTGACCCTGGGCAGCCGCGACCTCAAGCTGCTGGTCAACTGCGTGACCCTGCGCACCAGCGAGGGCAAGGACGCCGGGCTGGTGGCCGTGTTCGAGGATATCACCGAGCTGGAGAAGATGCAGCGCGTGGCCGCCTGGCGCGAGGTCGCCCGGCGCATCGCCCACGAGATCAAGAACCCGCTCACGCCCATCAAGCTCTCGGCCCAGCGCATCGAGCGCAAGTTCGGCCCCGAGATCGACGACCCGGTGTTCACGCAGTGCACGGGGCTCATCGTGCGCCAGGTGGAGCATCTGCAACAGATGGTCACCGAGTTCTCGGCCTTCGCCAAGCTGCCCGAGGCCAAGCTGCGCCCGGGCCAGCTGGCCCCGCTGCTCGAAGAGGTGGTCAGCACCTTCCAGAACAGCCACAGCGACATCGGCTGGTCCCTGCGCTGCCCCGAGGGACTGCCGCCCATCAAGATGGACCCCCAGGGCCTGCGCCGCGTGTTCCTGAACATCCTGACCAACGCCGCCGAGGCCCTGGCCGGGCAGCCCGGCGGGCAGGTGGACGCCGTGGTCACCCACGACGGCGTTTCCGGCTGGGTGCGCGTGGAGTTCCGCGACAACGGCCCGGGCCTGACCCAGGAGGAGCGCTCCCGGCTCTTCGAGCCCTACTTCTCGCGCAAGCGCGGGGGCACCGGCCTGGGGCTGACCATCGTGCGTTCCATCGTCAGCGACCACCACGGCTACGTGCGCGCCGTGCCCAACTCGCCCCGGGGCTCGGTGCTGGTGGTGGAGCTGCCCACGGCCTGA
- a CDS encoding DUF4390 domain-containing protein: protein MLRYAAHSPLSAWRALARLFFALALAVAALGCPVARAADGALDLGNLTLDNHAGDITVRFGVSLPDIEGLEQELAAGTTVGLKCQATIYRRKSLWADTNVAEATLVSPLRKDALANDYILEIPGDPRPLRDKNLAALLDKGWGRLAMDLGPWESLLPGHQYRLRLEISMGRLEVPVWMRYVVFFMSFDLYKPVSYQLEFNY from the coding sequence TTGCTCCGTTACGCGGCCCACTCCCCCCTTTCGGCATGGCGCGCCCTGGCGCGCCTGTTCTTCGCGCTTGCGCTGGCCGTGGCCGCCCTGGGTTGCCCCGTTGCCCGGGCCGCCGACGGCGCCCTGGATCTGGGCAACCTGACCCTGGACAACCACGCCGGGGACATCACCGTGCGCTTTGGCGTCAGCCTGCCCGACATCGAGGGCCTGGAGCAGGAACTTGCCGCCGGAACCACCGTGGGCCTCAAATGCCAGGCCACGATCTACCGCCGCAAGAGCCTGTGGGCCGACACCAACGTGGCCGAAGCCACCCTGGTCAGCCCGCTGCGCAAGGACGCCCTGGCCAACGACTACATCCTCGAGATCCCCGGCGATCCCCGCCCCCTGCGCGACAAGAACCTCGCGGCCCTGCTGGACAAGGGCTGGGGCCGCCTGGCCATGGACCTGGGCCCCTGGGAAAGCCTGCTGCCCGGCCACCAGTACCGGTTGCGCCTGGAAATCTCCATGGGCCGCCTGGAAGTGCCGGTCTGGATGCGCTATGTGGTCTTCTTCATGTCGTTTGATCTCTACAAGCCGGTGAGCTACCAGCTCGAATTCAACTACTAG
- a CDS encoding 23S rRNA (pseudouridine(1915)-N(3))-methyltransferase RlmH: MRRIRFIWVGKLRRGWWQDAAGLYLGRIQPLTPCEEIVIKDAPAQLTPEAKKAWEGAKILEKLGPQDHAVALDEGGRTMTSAALAKRLTAWTDDPASAPCFIVGGAFGLAPEVLAACRERLSLSPMTFPHELARVILLEQVYRALAIARGLPYHHA; the protein is encoded by the coding sequence GTGCGGCGCATCCGTTTCATCTGGGTCGGCAAACTGCGCAGGGGCTGGTGGCAGGACGCCGCCGGGCTCTACCTGGGGCGCATCCAGCCCCTGACGCCCTGCGAGGAAATCGTCATCAAAGACGCCCCGGCGCAGCTGACCCCCGAGGCCAAGAAAGCCTGGGAAGGCGCGAAGATCCTGGAAAAACTCGGCCCACAGGACCACGCCGTGGCCCTGGACGAGGGCGGGCGGACCATGACCTCCGCCGCCCTGGCCAAACGGCTCACGGCCTGGACCGACGACCCGGCCAGCGCGCCGTGCTTCATTGTCGGCGGGGCCTTCGGGCTGGCGCCCGAGGTGCTGGCGGCCTGCCGCGAGCGCCTGTCCCTGTCGCCCATGACCTTCCCCCACGAGCTGGCCCGGGTGATCCTGCTCGAGCAGGTCTACCGCGCCCTGGCCATCGCCCGGGGCCTGCCCTACCACCACGCCTGA
- a CDS encoding 16S rRNA (guanine(527)-N(7))-methyltransferase RsmG: MPSPGEVASLARELGRELAAPQAGALAAYLAALMKWKDAVNLVSARDWQDALANLVADSWHLADFLATLGLPEAPRSLDLGAGAGLPGLPLRAFWPPGRYLLVEPRHKRVAFMRTALARMGLERTEVRACRAQDLPGADLPADLVLSRAFMPWRELVAFVRPMLAPGGLCVVMANQDAPDAADLPPGWALRGRAAYASGAGQRYFWALSPESMSM, translated from the coding sequence ATGCCCAGCCCTGGCGAAGTCGCCTCCCTGGCCCGGGAACTGGGCCGCGAGCTGGCCGCGCCCCAGGCCGGGGCCCTGGCGGCCTACCTCGCGGCGCTCATGAAGTGGAAGGACGCCGTGAACCTCGTCAGCGCGCGCGACTGGCAGGACGCCCTGGCCAACCTGGTGGCCGACTCCTGGCATCTGGCGGATTTCCTGGCCACCCTGGGCCTGCCCGAGGCGCCGCGCAGCCTGGACCTGGGCGCGGGCGCCGGGCTGCCGGGGCTGCCGCTGCGCGCGTTCTGGCCCCCGGGGCGCTACCTGCTGGTGGAGCCGCGCCACAAGCGCGTGGCCTTCATGCGCACGGCCCTGGCGCGCATGGGCCTGGAGCGCACCGAGGTCCGCGCCTGCCGCGCCCAGGACCTGCCCGGGGCGGACCTGCCTGCGGACCTGGTGCTCAGCCGGGCCTTCATGCCGTGGCGCGAGCTTGTGGCCTTCGTGCGGCCCATGCTCGCCCCGGGCGGGCTGTGCGTGGTCATGGCCAACCAGGACGCCCCGGACGCGGCGGACCTGCCCCCGGGCTGGGCCCTGCGCGGGCGGGCGGCCTATGCCTCGGGCGCCGGGCAGCGCTATTTCTGGGCGCTGTCGCCCGAGAGCATGTCCATGTAG
- a CDS encoding ACP S-malonyltransferase, translating to MNATTPLVAVNFPGQGSQVKDMGRDLAEADDRYMYYWTLAENVSRQPLREIYWGGDDHDMADTRALQPALTVAALTLWMHAAERAQAHCFGGHSLGEYPALAAAGALSVEEALELVSLRGALMAEAGGPDQGMTALLKLGQDDAEAIAAQAREATGRELLVANYNTPGQFVLSGHKAALEAAAALAKERKGRAIPLPVSGAFHSPLIAEAAAELEKRLARADWRRPKAPVFLNVTADAQADPGAIAAAMARQMTSPVRWIEINRNQYAMGARTFYEPGPKGVLTKMLGQNLDGLPADWTGHSLDTMAAVDELPAGQD from the coding sequence ATGAATGCAACCACCCCGCTGGTGGCCGTGAATTTTCCCGGCCAGGGCTCGCAGGTCAAGGACATGGGCCGCGACCTGGCCGAGGCCGACGACCGCTACATGTACTACTGGACCCTGGCCGAGAACGTCAGCCGCCAGCCCCTGCGCGAAATCTACTGGGGCGGCGACGACCACGACATGGCCGACACCCGCGCCCTGCAACCGGCGCTGACCGTGGCCGCCCTGACCCTGTGGATGCACGCCGCAGAGCGCGCGCAGGCCCACTGCTTCGGCGGGCACAGCCTGGGCGAGTATCCGGCCCTGGCCGCCGCCGGGGCGCTGTCCGTGGAGGAGGCCCTGGAGCTGGTCTCCCTGCGCGGGGCGCTCATGGCCGAGGCAGGCGGGCCGGACCAGGGCATGACCGCCCTGCTCAAGCTCGGCCAGGACGACGCCGAGGCCATCGCCGCCCAGGCCCGCGAGGCCACAGGGCGCGAACTGCTGGTGGCCAACTACAACACCCCGGGCCAGTTCGTGCTCTCGGGGCACAAGGCCGCCCTGGAGGCCGCCGCCGCCCTGGCCAAGGAGCGCAAGGGCCGGGCCATCCCCCTGCCCGTGTCCGGCGCCTTCCACAGCCCGCTCATCGCCGAGGCCGCCGCCGAGCTGGAAAAGCGCCTGGCCAGGGCCGACTGGCGCCGCCCCAAGGCCCCGGTGTTCCTCAACGTCACCGCCGACGCCCAGGCCGACCCCGGGGCCATCGCCGCGGCCATGGCCCGCCAGATGACCTCGCCGGTGCGCTGGATCGAGATCAACCGCAACCAGTACGCCATGGGCGCGCGCACCTTCTACGAGCCCGGGCCCAAGGGCGTTTTGACCAAGATGCTCGGCCAGAACCTGGACGGCCTGCCCGCCGACTGGACGGGCCACAGCCTGGACACCATGGCCGCCGTGGACGAGCTGCCCGCCGGGCAGGACTAA
- the argS gene encoding arginine--tRNA ligase, whose translation MRAHDTLHSLLLACVTDMGLALPDKLTIEPPKDERHGDLATNVAMVLAKQAGRPPRELAQALADAIAARSTDIARVDIAGPGFLNVTFTPAFWQATVAQALAAEAAYGRTDTGQGRRVQVEYVSANPTGPLHIGHGRGAAVGDSLARVLRAAGYDTQTEYYINDAGRQMLILGQSVWYRMQALLGREVPEPGDYYRGDYIIDIARELLEEKGRPFFEAASEDQAVDACREKAMADILAGIRKDLEDFGVEHQVWFSERSLLERGAVDRAFERMRARGLAYDQDGAFWFRSTQYADDKDRVLRKSDGLLTYFASDIAYHDDKYERGFDMVVDIWGADHHGYVPRMKAAVQALGRGADDLQVILVQLVNLLRGGEQVAMSTRAGEFETLADVVREVGADAARFMFLSRKSDSPLDFDLELVKQQSMDNPVYYVQYAHARIHSILRKAAERGVDAGEPSAAALAPLAAAEDLRLAKLVEQFPDTVAAAAANLAPHHVSHYLMTLAGALHSYYHSTRILGEAPEVERARLLLLGAVAQVLSGGLGLLGVSAPRSM comes from the coding sequence ATGCGCGCACACGATACCCTGCACTCGCTGCTTCTTGCCTGCGTCACGGACATGGGCCTGGCCCTGCCCGACAAGCTGACCATCGAGCCGCCCAAGGACGAACGCCACGGCGACCTGGCCACCAACGTGGCCATGGTCCTGGCCAAGCAGGCCGGGCGCCCCCCGCGCGAGCTGGCCCAGGCCCTGGCGGACGCCATCGCCGCCCGCTCGACGGACATCGCCCGGGTGGACATCGCCGGGCCCGGCTTTCTGAACGTGACCTTCACCCCGGCCTTCTGGCAGGCCACCGTGGCCCAGGCCCTGGCCGCCGAGGCCGCCTACGGCCGCACCGACACGGGCCAGGGCCGCCGCGTGCAGGTGGAATACGTGTCGGCCAACCCCACCGGGCCGCTGCACATCGGCCACGGGCGCGGCGCCGCCGTGGGCGACAGCCTGGCGCGCGTGCTGCGCGCGGCGGGCTACGACACCCAGACCGAATACTACATCAACGACGCCGGGCGGCAGATGCTCATCCTCGGCCAGAGCGTGTGGTACCGCATGCAGGCCCTGCTGGGCCGCGAGGTGCCCGAGCCCGGCGACTACTACCGCGGCGACTACATCATCGACATCGCCCGCGAGCTGCTGGAAGAAAAGGGCCGCCCCTTCTTCGAGGCCGCCAGCGAGGACCAGGCCGTGGACGCCTGCCGCGAGAAGGCCATGGCCGACATCCTGGCGGGCATCCGCAAGGATCTGGAAGACTTCGGCGTGGAGCACCAGGTGTGGTTCTCCGAGCGCAGCCTGCTTGAGCGCGGCGCCGTGGACCGCGCCTTCGAGCGCATGCGCGCGCGCGGGCTGGCCTACGACCAGGACGGCGCCTTCTGGTTCCGCTCCACGCAGTACGCCGACGACAAGGACCGCGTGCTGCGCAAGTCCGACGGCCTGCTGACCTATTTCGCCTCGGACATCGCCTACCACGACGACAAGTACGAGCGCGGCTTCGACATGGTGGTGGACATCTGGGGCGCCGACCACCACGGCTACGTGCCGCGCATGAAGGCCGCCGTGCAGGCCCTGGGCCGGGGGGCCGACGACCTCCAGGTCATCCTGGTGCAGCTGGTGAACCTCTTGCGCGGCGGGGAGCAGGTGGCCATGTCCACCCGCGCCGGAGAGTTCGAGACCCTGGCCGACGTGGTCCGCGAGGTGGGCGCCGACGCGGCGCGCTTCATGTTCCTGTCGCGCAAGAGCGACAGCCCCCTGGACTTCGACCTGGAGCTGGTCAAGCAGCAGTCCATGGACAACCCCGTGTACTACGTGCAGTACGCCCACGCGCGCATCCACTCCATCCTGCGCAAGGCCGCCGAGCGTGGCGTGGACGCGGGCGAGCCCTCGGCAGCGGCCCTGGCGCCGCTCGCCGCCGCCGAGGACCTGCGCCTGGCCAAGCTCGTGGAGCAGTTCCCCGACACGGTGGCGGCGGCGGCGGCCAATCTCGCCCCGCACCACGTCAGCCACTACCTGATGACCCTGGCCGGGGCCCTGCACAGCTACTACCATTCCACGCGCATCCTGGGCGAGGCGCC